A part of Streptomyces sp. DSM 40750 genomic DNA contains:
- a CDS encoding GNAT family N-acetyltransferase → MPPRITQLTDPSATPSSHRLAWLASGADGIPLGSAFLRLFAKEGQTHLAELDVAVHPAERRQGVGTALLDAALDTARAERRRAVIAQAEQGSSGDAFLAACGFRQVLTLMYARLELAETEPDHLTRIAEQPHPGYYLTGWSGVVPTELARTYAASRRAMDDMPMGDTDYGTVVWDVERVVAAAEAIAKRGDSLYTVAAVHASSGTIVGFSELVLPGDGEGDGQHYGTAVLPEHRGHGLGLWMKAEAILHAHGLHRDLGLLTDTAESNRPMRRVNDALGYRPTHTAVEYQLDL, encoded by the coding sequence TTGCCCCCGCGCATCACCCAGCTCACCGACCCCTCCGCGACCCCGTCCAGCCACCGTCTGGCGTGGCTGGCGTCCGGGGCGGACGGCATCCCCCTCGGCTCCGCCTTCCTGCGGCTGTTCGCCAAGGAGGGGCAGACGCATCTGGCGGAGCTGGACGTCGCCGTGCACCCGGCCGAGCGGCGGCAGGGCGTCGGCACCGCGCTGCTCGACGCTGCGCTCGACACGGCCCGTGCCGAGCGGCGCCGCGCGGTCATCGCGCAGGCCGAGCAGGGGTCTTCCGGCGACGCGTTCCTCGCGGCGTGCGGCTTCCGACAGGTGCTGACCCTGATGTACGCCCGCCTCGAACTCGCCGAGACCGAACCCGACCACCTCACGCGGATCGCCGAACAGCCGCACCCCGGCTACTACTTGACCGGCTGGAGCGGCGTCGTCCCCACCGAACTCGCCCGGACCTACGCCGCCTCGCGCCGGGCGATGGACGACATGCCGATGGGCGACACCGACTACGGGACGGTGGTCTGGGACGTCGAGCGGGTCGTGGCCGCCGCCGAGGCGATCGCGAAGCGCGGCGACTCGCTGTACACCGTGGCCGCGGTGCACGCGTCGAGCGGCACGATCGTCGGCTTCTCGGAGCTCGTCCTCCCGGGGGACGGGGAGGGTGACGGGCAGCACTACGGTACGGCCGTACTGCCCGAGCACCGGGGCCACGGGCTGGGGCTGTGGATGAAGGCGGAGGCCATCCTCCACGCCCACGGCCTGCACCGCGATCTCGGCCTGCTCACCGACACCGCGGAGAGCAACAGACCCATGCGCCGTGTCAACGACGCGCTCGGCTATCGGCCCACGCACACGGCGGTGGAGTACCAGCTCGACCTGTGA
- a CDS encoding GNAT family N-acetyltransferase, translated as MDHAAVLALFDRDMREGARPDGPGARIERVGGVVRQVGSEKGWSGVVWSDLDEASADAAITEQIRYFSGLGRDFEWKLYGHDLPVDLGQRLRTAGFTAAPEETLMVAEVADLTLDVEPPEGVRILPVTDREGVDLVADVHEKAFGTDSTRMRHQLLAHLTGDPDSVVAVVALAGDEPVSAARMELVPGTRFAGLWGGGTVEGWRGRGVYRALVAHRARVAADRGYRYVQVDALARSRPILARLGFEPLTTTTPYEYAVGSAAAA; from the coding sequence ATGGATCACGCTGCTGTACTGGCACTGTTCGACCGGGACATGCGGGAGGGCGCCCGCCCCGACGGGCCCGGAGCCCGGATCGAGCGCGTGGGCGGAGTGGTGCGCCAGGTCGGTTCCGAGAAGGGCTGGAGCGGTGTCGTCTGGTCCGACCTGGACGAGGCGTCCGCCGACGCGGCGATCACCGAGCAGATCCGGTACTTCTCCGGACTCGGGCGCGACTTCGAGTGGAAGCTCTACGGCCACGACCTACCCGTCGACCTGGGGCAACGCCTGCGCACAGCCGGTTTCACGGCCGCACCGGAGGAGACCCTCATGGTGGCCGAGGTCGCCGACCTGACCCTCGACGTCGAGCCGCCCGAGGGCGTACGGATCCTGCCGGTCACCGACCGTGAGGGCGTGGACCTCGTGGCCGACGTCCACGAGAAGGCCTTCGGCACGGACAGCACCCGCATGCGCCACCAGCTCCTCGCCCACCTCACCGGGGACCCGGACTCGGTGGTGGCCGTCGTGGCCCTCGCCGGGGACGAACCGGTGAGCGCCGCCCGTATGGAGCTGGTCCCCGGGACCCGCTTCGCCGGCCTGTGGGGCGGCGGCACCGTCGAGGGCTGGCGCGGCCGCGGTGTCTACCGGGCCCTCGTCGCCCACCGTGCCCGCGTCGCCGCCGACCGCGGCTACCGCTACGTCCAGGTCGACGCCCTGGCCCGCAGCCGTCCGATCCTGGCCCGACTGGGCTTCGAACCGCTCACGACGACCACGCCGTACGAGTACGCGGTGGGGAGCGCCGCGGCGGCCTGA
- a CDS encoding nucleoside deaminase: protein MVNDSELVHLRRCVELATEALEAGDEPFGSVLVGGDGTVLAEDHNRVAGGDRTRHPEFELARWSAARLTPEERAAATVYTSGEHCPMCAAAHAWVGLGRIVYVASSEQLAAWLGELGVPAPPVRTLPVHEIAPGVTVEGPVPELVGEVRALHRRFHDRGFHAKTVGDALDDD, encoded by the coding sequence ATGGTGAACGACTCCGAACTGGTGCACCTGCGACGCTGTGTGGAGCTCGCGACCGAGGCACTGGAGGCCGGTGACGAACCGTTCGGTTCGGTCCTGGTGGGCGGTGACGGCACGGTGCTGGCCGAGGACCACAACCGGGTGGCGGGAGGCGACCGCACCCGTCACCCGGAGTTCGAACTGGCCCGCTGGTCGGCCGCCCGGCTCACCCCTGAGGAGCGCGCGGCGGCGACCGTGTACACGTCGGGCGAGCACTGTCCGATGTGCGCGGCCGCCCACGCCTGGGTCGGCCTCGGCCGTATCGTGTACGTCGCCTCGTCCGAACAACTCGCCGCCTGGCTGGGCGAGTTGGGGGTTCCCGCGCCGCCGGTGCGGACCCTGCCCGTGCATGAGATCGCGCCCGGTGTGACGGTCGAGGGCCCGGTGCCGGAGCTCGTCGGGGAGGTGCGGGCCCTGCACCGCCGGTTCCACGACCGCGGGTTCCACGCCAAAACCGTCGGGGACGCCCTCGACGATGACTGA
- a CDS encoding PP2C family protein-serine/threonine phosphatase, whose translation MPSHLSADRPAAQPPRRGTVDALISQTRRLLGDVDAVRRDAPADGADPEGRWQRALYDLALHQLSDLDDHLAQLRDGPALPSAPAATADIPVAPVPAPRRESLLSRVGSAEWNLLTDEASWSGELYQILGRDPDAPPLTLDELPALVLDEDRPKLTAMVTDCLIDAKRIDGEFRIVLPDGGVRTVHMMGEPVLDDDGSTASMWAVLRDVSELRRSQRAVSETRDSLHRQRHIAQTEHRLAVELQEAVLPPWHGSLRLPRQGPEKLDLAAHYLPCSTSALIGGDWYDALELPGGESLLSVGDLTGHGVTVTSGMAMLIGALRGMAMAGTEPGRLMACLNQLLDVTVQPALGSAVCCRYRPATRTLVWAQAGHPAPLLFRDGTGCVLTSPDGVLLGATSGAVYGQAEVTLEQGDLLLLHTDGLVPRRGGEAAVQRLLDLAPRFGEARTAQECVRTVVEAFGETEREDDACVLVARVSS comes from the coding sequence ATGCCGTCCCATCTCTCTGCGGATCGTCCCGCCGCCCAGCCGCCCCGGCGCGGCACGGTCGACGCGCTCATCTCGCAGACCCGGCGACTGCTGGGCGACGTGGACGCCGTACGGCGTGACGCGCCCGCCGACGGAGCGGACCCGGAGGGCCGGTGGCAGCGCGCGCTCTACGATCTGGCGCTGCATCAACTCAGCGACCTCGACGACCACTTGGCCCAGCTGCGGGACGGCCCGGCCCTGCCGTCGGCCCCCGCGGCCACGGCCGACATCCCGGTGGCCCCGGTCCCGGCACCGCGGCGCGAATCGCTGCTCAGCCGGGTCGGCAGCGCCGAGTGGAATCTGCTGACGGACGAGGCGAGCTGGTCCGGGGAGCTGTATCAGATCCTCGGCCGCGACCCCGACGCCCCACCGCTCACCCTCGACGAACTGCCGGCGCTGGTGCTCGACGAGGACCGGCCGAAGCTGACGGCGATGGTCACGGACTGTCTGATCGACGCGAAACGCATCGATGGGGAGTTCCGCATCGTGCTGCCCGACGGCGGGGTGCGCACCGTGCACATGATGGGCGAGCCCGTGCTCGACGACGACGGCAGTACGGCCTCCATGTGGGCCGTACTGCGAGACGTCAGCGAACTGCGGCGCAGCCAGCGGGCGGTGAGCGAGACCCGTGACTCGCTGCACCGCCAGCGGCATATCGCGCAGACCGAGCACCGGCTCGCGGTCGAGCTGCAGGAAGCCGTGCTGCCGCCGTGGCACGGCTCCCTGCGGCTCCCGCGACAGGGACCCGAGAAGCTGGACCTGGCGGCCCACTACCTGCCCTGCTCGACAAGCGCCCTGATCGGCGGCGACTGGTACGACGCCCTCGAACTGCCGGGTGGGGAGAGTCTGTTGAGCGTCGGCGACCTCACCGGGCACGGCGTCACCGTCACCTCGGGCATGGCGATGCTGATCGGCGCGCTGCGCGGCATGGCGATGGCGGGCACCGAGCCGGGCCGGCTGATGGCCTGCCTCAACCAGTTACTGGACGTCACCGTGCAACCCGCCCTCGGCAGCGCCGTCTGCTGCCGCTACCGGCCGGCGACCCGCACCCTCGTCTGGGCGCAGGCAGGGCACCCCGCCCCGCTGCTGTTCCGCGACGGGACGGGGTGCGTGCTGACATCGCCGGACGGCGTCCTGCTCGGAGCGACCTCGGGTGCCGTCTACGGGCAGGCCGAAGTGACACTCGAGCAGGGCGATCTGCTGCTCCTGCACACCGACGGACTGGTCCCGCGGCGGGGAGGAGAGGCAGCCGTCCAGCGGCTGTTGGACCTGGCCCCACGGTTCGGCGAGGCGCGTACGGCCCAGGAGTGTGTACGGACAGTGGTGGAAGCGTTCGGCGAGACCGAGCGCGAGGACGACGCCTGTGTGCTCGTCGCCAGGGTCAGTTCCTGA
- a CDS encoding acyltransferase family protein, with product MSEDVVQHTRPAPAASPDQERPRAKRTSRDPYFDNAKYLTILLVACGHAWEPLTYGSRAATAAYLTVYAFHMPAFALISGYFSRGFDMAPGRLKRLLTGVVLPYVVFETAYTLFYRWAQDDPGYPLSLLDPWYVMWFLVALFIWRLTTPLWLMLRHPVPLALGFAMLAAVSPDLGGDVSIQRVLGFLPFFVLGLTLRAEHFERLRTRRVRLCLLPAGLGALVAAYWVAPWFDAGWFYHRGSVTGQGVSRWAGLLTTPALFCLAVLLTACFLAWVPRRHLWFTALGAGTMYGYLLHGFVIKWARFRDWYAVEWLHTPLGELAVTAMAVGGITLLCTSPVRAVLRCVVEPRMEWAFKKGDGARPGKAEDAAPSARAGDAAPSPSRAPES from the coding sequence ATGTCCGAAGACGTGGTGCAGCACACCCGCCCCGCCCCCGCGGCCTCACCCGACCAGGAGAGGCCGCGGGCGAAGCGGACCTCTCGGGACCCCTACTTCGACAACGCGAAGTACCTCACCATCCTCCTGGTCGCCTGCGGGCACGCGTGGGAGCCGCTGACGTACGGCAGCCGTGCCGCGACGGCCGCGTATCTGACCGTCTACGCCTTCCACATGCCGGCCTTCGCCCTGATCTCGGGCTACTTCTCGCGCGGCTTCGACATGGCGCCCGGCCGGCTGAAACGGCTGCTGACGGGTGTGGTGCTGCCGTACGTCGTGTTCGAGACGGCGTACACGCTGTTCTACCGGTGGGCGCAGGACGACCCGGGCTATCCGCTGAGCCTGCTGGATCCCTGGTACGTGATGTGGTTCCTGGTCGCGCTCTTCATCTGGCGGCTGACCACTCCCCTGTGGCTGATGCTGCGTCACCCGGTGCCGCTCGCGCTCGGTTTCGCGATGCTGGCGGCGGTCTCACCGGATCTCGGCGGCGACGTCTCCATCCAGCGCGTCCTCGGTTTCCTGCCGTTCTTCGTGCTGGGGCTGACCCTGCGCGCCGAGCACTTCGAACGGCTGCGCACCCGCCGCGTCCGCCTGTGCCTGCTCCCGGCCGGTCTGGGGGCGCTCGTGGCGGCGTACTGGGTGGCGCCGTGGTTCGACGCGGGCTGGTTCTACCACCGGGGCAGCGTCACCGGCCAGGGCGTCTCCCGCTGGGCCGGTCTGCTGACCACGCCCGCGCTGTTCTGTCTGGCGGTGCTGCTGACGGCCTGCTTCCTGGCCTGGGTGCCGCGCCGGCACCTGTGGTTCACGGCGCTGGGCGCGGGCACGATGTACGGCTATCTGCTGCACGGCTTCGTGATCAAGTGGGCGCGTTTCCGGGACTGGTACGCCGTCGAGTGGCTGCACACCCCGCTGGGGGAGCTCGCGGTCACGGCCATGGCGGTCGGCGGCATCACCCTGCTGTGCACCTCGCCCGTGCGGGCCGTGCTCCGCTGTGTCGTCGAGCCGCGCATGGAGTGGGCGTTCAAGAAGGGCGACGGCGCCCGGCCGGGCAAGGCGGAGGACGCCGCCCCCTCGGCCAGGGCGGGAGACGCCGCCCCGTCGCCTAGCCGAGCTCCAGAGTCGTGA
- a CDS encoding GlsB/YeaQ/YmgE family stress response membrane protein: MEIDGIISAIVIGIVIGVLGRLVVPGRQRIGILLTILVGIVAALIGSAIAAGVGVADTDGVDWAEWLIQIGLAALGITALDRSKARR, translated from the coding sequence ATGGAGATCGACGGCATCATCAGTGCCATCGTCATCGGCATTGTCATAGGTGTACTCGGCCGGCTCGTGGTTCCGGGCCGGCAGCGTATCGGCATCCTGCTGACGATCCTCGTCGGCATCGTCGCCGCACTGATCGGAAGCGCGATCGCCGCGGGTGTCGGCGTGGCCGACACCGATGGCGTCGACTGGGCCGAGTGGCTCATTCAGATCGGGCTGGCGGCATTGGGGATCACGGCACTGGACCGCTCCAAGGCACGGCGCTGA
- a CDS encoding alpha/beta hydrolase, translated as MRSTHRRRTLAGAAVAVLALLGAGLPATAAGADAEQDDKQPDLTRFYQQKIKWSKCEGMEMPKDLRCGKVTVPLDYARPKAGTLDLAMARYRATGDSRGSLLLNFGGPGGPGVPELAYGGEEFMDLTNGYDLVSFDPRGVGRSSPVSCGDGTHEALEATDNGEDSNNPQAALKQLRRAAAACKKHSGPVLPYIGTLNASRDLDVMRAALGDKQLNYLGFSYGTRLGAVYAAQFPKKVGRMVLDGVDTLTEPLTEQGLVGAAGQQTALDDYLDACTEELTCPFGQDARSAREQVVELVDALDEHPVPSDFGQDFTGQDLVGAISHALYSEQMWPALTQALNMLVHDGDTRGVMALAGGGFAPPAGSDRSAAPTRPHEPPDPTASATPSPDGGLVDIEEVPLDNLPAALMAVNCADDPDRPTAKQITDDLDDLRAAYEEASPVFGRYRLTQVLMCYGRPAGTDFIREEVRDVDTPKMLLVGTRGDPATPYRWTVETAKRLGSSAVVLDNKGKGHTGYGSSKCVHDKVDDFLLFGSLPDDGSSCGADD; from the coding sequence ATGCGGTCCACGCACAGACGGCGCACGCTCGCCGGAGCCGCGGTCGCGGTGCTGGCCCTGCTGGGGGCCGGGCTGCCGGCCACGGCGGCGGGCGCCGACGCCGAGCAGGACGACAAGCAACCCGACCTGACCCGCTTCTACCAGCAGAAGATCAAGTGGTCGAAGTGCGAGGGCATGGAGATGCCCAAGGACCTGCGGTGCGGCAAGGTCACCGTGCCGCTCGACTACGCCCGGCCCAAGGCCGGAACCCTCGACCTGGCCATGGCCCGCTACCGGGCCACCGGCGACTCGCGCGGTTCGCTGCTGCTCAACTTCGGCGGCCCCGGCGGCCCGGGCGTTCCCGAACTCGCTTACGGGGGCGAGGAGTTCATGGATCTCACGAACGGCTACGACCTCGTCTCCTTCGATCCGCGCGGCGTCGGCCGCTCCTCCCCCGTCAGCTGCGGCGACGGCACCCACGAGGCTCTGGAGGCGACCGACAACGGCGAGGACTCGAACAACCCCCAGGCCGCGCTCAAACAGCTGCGGCGGGCCGCCGCCGCGTGCAAGAAGCACTCCGGCCCGGTGCTGCCGTACATCGGCACGCTCAACGCCTCCCGGGACCTGGACGTGATGCGCGCCGCCCTCGGCGACAAGCAGCTCAACTACCTCGGCTTCTCGTACGGGACGCGGCTGGGCGCGGTGTACGCGGCGCAGTTCCCCAAGAAGGTGGGCCGCATGGTCCTCGACGGGGTGGACACCCTCACCGAGCCGTTGACCGAGCAGGGTCTGGTGGGTGCCGCGGGCCAGCAGACCGCGCTGGACGACTATCTCGACGCGTGCACCGAGGAGCTGACGTGCCCGTTCGGGCAGGACGCCCGCTCGGCCCGTGAGCAGGTCGTCGAACTGGTCGACGCGCTGGACGAGCACCCCGTGCCGTCGGACTTCGGGCAGGACTTCACGGGCCAGGACCTGGTGGGCGCCATCAGCCACGCCCTCTACAGCGAACAGATGTGGCCCGCGCTCACCCAGGCGCTCAACATGCTCGTCCACGACGGCGACACCCGCGGCGTCATGGCGCTCGCGGGCGGCGGCTTCGCCCCGCCGGCCGGCTCGGACCGGTCCGCGGCGCCGACCCGCCCCCACGAGCCTCCCGACCCCACCGCGTCGGCCACACCGAGCCCGGACGGCGGGCTCGTCGACATCGAGGAGGTCCCGCTGGACAACCTGCCCGCCGCGCTCATGGCGGTCAACTGCGCCGACGACCCAGACCGGCCCACCGCGAAGCAGATCACCGACGACCTCGACGACCTGCGCGCGGCGTACGAGGAGGCCTCTCCCGTGTTCGGCCGGTACCGGCTGACCCAGGTGCTGATGTGCTACGGCCGCCCCGCGGGCACCGACTTCATCCGCGAGGAGGTGCGGGACGTCGACACCCCGAAGATGCTGCTCGTGGGCACCCGGGGCGACCCGGCCACCCCGTACCGCTGGACCGTGGAGACGGCCAAGCGACTCGGCTCGTCGGCGGTCGTCCTCGACAACAAGGGCAAGGGGCACACCGGGTACGGCTCGTCGAAGTGCGTGCACGACAAGGTGGACGACTTCCTGCTGTTCGGGTCGCTGCCGGACGACGGAAGTTCCTGCGGAGCCGACGATTGA
- a CDS encoding GNAT family N-acetyltransferase codes for MTSRGHQDLVVTRATLDDWAVVARWAGDEGWNPGLSDPSCFFAQDPEGFFIGRLDGERVSSVSVVNYGDDYAFLGFYLVRPDLRGQGHGLATWKTALAHAGHRAVGLDGVVAQQHNYRQSGFEPAHRTFRYSGVVPETAVPADVRPVEDAGSVAAYDSACHPADRPRFLEHWLTADGHRALARVVDGRLTGYGVVRPGRDALRIGPLFADTAADARALFAGLAAEAAGRELAIDVPEPHAAAVALVEEYGLTPSFETARMYTGPIRPYAAERVFGVTTLELG; via the coding sequence ATGACCTCTCGGGGGCATCAGGACCTCGTCGTCACCCGGGCCACGCTCGACGACTGGGCGGTGGTCGCCCGATGGGCGGGGGACGAGGGGTGGAACCCGGGGCTCTCGGATCCGTCGTGCTTCTTCGCGCAGGACCCCGAGGGCTTCTTCATCGGCCGGCTCGACGGGGAACGGGTCTCGTCCGTCTCCGTCGTCAACTACGGCGACGACTACGCCTTCCTCGGCTTCTACCTCGTACGCCCGGACCTGCGCGGCCAGGGCCACGGCCTCGCCACCTGGAAGACCGCCCTCGCCCACGCCGGCCACCGCGCGGTCGGCCTCGACGGCGTGGTCGCGCAGCAGCACAACTACCGGCAGTCCGGCTTCGAGCCCGCCCACCGCACCTTCCGGTACTCCGGCGTGGTGCCGGAGACGGCCGTGCCCGCCGATGTCCGGCCGGTCGAGGACGCGGGATCCGTCGCGGCGTACGACAGCGCCTGTCACCCGGCCGACCGTCCCCGCTTCCTGGAGCACTGGCTGACCGCCGACGGACACCGGGCTCTCGCGCGGGTCGTCGACGGACGGCTCACCGGCTACGGCGTCGTCCGCCCCGGCCGGGACGCCCTGCGGATCGGCCCGCTGTTCGCCGACACCGCCGCGGACGCCCGGGCGCTCTTCGCCGGGCTCGCTGCCGAGGCCGCGGGGCGCGAGCTGGCCATCGACGTGCCGGAGCCGCACGCGGCCGCCGTGGCGCTGGTCGAGGAGTACGGGCTGACGCCCTCCTTCGAGACGGCCCGCATGTACACCGGTCCGATCCGGCCGTACGCCGCGGAGCGCGTCTTCGGGGTCACGACTCTGGAGCTCGGCTAG
- a CDS encoding SsgA family sporulation/cell division regulator: MTVTLEQHARALLVTAEDQEVPVPASLRYSSDDPLAVHLDFPADISLNGSMVTWTFSRGLLEEGVLAPAGAGDVHIWPCGRFRTVVELHSPYGMALLQFEKAALQRFLLRSYAVVAAGREELGPSLDRGLASLLDGV; the protein is encoded by the coding sequence ATGACCGTCACGCTGGAACAGCACGCCCGCGCCCTCCTCGTCACCGCCGAGGACCAGGAGGTCCCGGTGCCCGCGAGCCTGCGCTATTCCTCCGACGATCCGCTGGCCGTGCACCTCGACTTCCCGGCCGACATATCGCTGAACGGTTCCATGGTGACCTGGACGTTCTCCCGCGGTCTGCTGGAAGAGGGAGTGCTGGCCCCCGCCGGCGCCGGCGATGTGCACATCTGGCCCTGCGGCCGCTTCCGCACGGTGGTGGAACTGCACTCCCCGTACGGCATGGCCCTGCTCCAGTTCGAGAAGGCGGCTCTGCAGCGCTTCCTGCTGCGCAGCTACGCCGTCGTCGCCGCCGGAAGAGAGGAACTGGGCCCGTCACTCGACCGGGGCCTGGCGTCCCTCCTCGACGGTGTCTGA
- a CDS encoding DUF4232 domain-containing protein: protein MRIRSVLTLSTAAAAGAALLLTAAPQGLAAQPAAKTPVCKAKVLKLGAKQSKDARVVHISVKNTGARTCTIDRLPVVTFGALDGAALPVPSGESGPYKVGAGKTVYAAVRTIADLKDPEARRVGTITVSANPNYNGRTFTAKQLGTGKKVKVWEPVTTWWKPSKAAADKALKKEVG from the coding sequence ATGCGTATTCGTTCCGTCCTCACCCTCTCGACCGCGGCGGCCGCGGGCGCCGCGCTGCTCCTCACCGCCGCCCCGCAGGGTCTGGCCGCCCAGCCTGCCGCCAAGACCCCGGTCTGCAAGGCGAAGGTCCTCAAGCTGGGGGCCAAGCAGTCCAAGGACGCGAGGGTCGTGCACATCAGCGTCAAGAACACCGGCGCCCGCACCTGCACGATCGACCGCCTCCCCGTCGTCACCTTCGGCGCCCTCGACGGGGCGGCCCTGCCGGTGCCCTCGGGCGAGAGCGGCCCGTACAAGGTCGGCGCGGGCAAGACGGTGTACGCGGCGGTCCGTACGATCGCCGACCTCAAGGACCCGGAGGCGCGTCGCGTCGGCACGATCACCGTGTCGGCCAACCCGAACTACAACGGCCGCACCTTCACCGCGAAGCAGTTGGGCACGGGCAAGAAGGTGAAGGTCTGGGAGCCGGTGACGACGTGGTGGAAGCCGTCCAAGGCCGCCGCCGACAAGGCGCTGAAGAAGGAAGTCGGCTGA
- a CDS encoding baeRF3 domain-containing protein, with the protein MEHALSPATLTELRRPRPYPAVSVLTPTHRREPENAQDPVRLRNVVAEAKKQLEQDPAVTRERRNDVVEQLDQALAEVDLTHAEDGLVIFAAPGEHQVWSLARPVPERVVLSDTFLTRNLVAAQAAERTFWVLSVSSDRVTLWNGGGDRVSEAHVGGFPLTRDRANFDAERQERIGDLPSAFRDEDTRHFLRDADTALARVLRTHDRPLYVTGETAALSLLEEIGTATKDATHIPYGGLAHGTPDAVWQAVRPLIDAEDRRNVDTVARRLEAARGHKVFAAGVDEVRQNAQQGRIQLLAVEENYRAAVRADGGGGHLVPAESGDLDVREDIVDEIVERCLDTGAEVRFVPDGTLGDARGIAGVLRY; encoded by the coding sequence ATGGAGCATGCCCTCAGTCCCGCGACCCTCACCGAACTGCGCCGTCCGCGGCCCTATCCCGCGGTGTCGGTACTGACGCCGACGCACCGCCGCGAGCCCGAGAACGCCCAGGATCCGGTCCGGCTGCGCAATGTCGTGGCCGAGGCGAAGAAGCAGCTGGAGCAGGATCCCGCGGTGACGCGGGAGCGACGCAACGACGTCGTCGAGCAGCTGGACCAGGCACTGGCCGAGGTGGACCTGACGCACGCCGAGGACGGCCTGGTGATCTTCGCGGCGCCCGGTGAACACCAGGTCTGGTCACTGGCCCGCCCGGTGCCGGAGCGCGTGGTGCTCTCGGACACCTTCCTCACCCGGAACCTGGTGGCCGCGCAGGCCGCCGAGCGGACGTTCTGGGTGCTCTCGGTCTCCTCCGACCGGGTCACGCTGTGGAACGGCGGCGGCGACCGCGTCAGCGAGGCGCACGTCGGAGGTTTCCCGCTCACCCGTGACCGCGCCAACTTCGACGCCGAGCGGCAGGAGCGCATCGGCGACCTGCCGTCCGCCTTCCGCGACGAGGACACCCGGCACTTCCTGCGCGACGCCGACACCGCCCTGGCCCGTGTGCTGCGCACGCACGACCGGCCCCTCTACGTCACCGGGGAGACGGCCGCGCTGTCCCTGCTCGAGGAGATCGGCACGGCCACCAAGGACGCCACCCACATTCCGTACGGCGGTCTCGCGCACGGCACCCCGGACGCCGTGTGGCAGGCGGTCCGGCCCCTGATCGACGCCGAGGACCGCAGGAACGTCGACACCGTGGCCCGGCGGCTCGAAGCGGCCCGTGGCCACAAGGTGTTCGCCGCCGGGGTCGACGAGGTCCGGCAGAACGCCCAGCAGGGCCGTATCCAGCTTCTGGCCGTGGAGGAGAACTACCGGGCGGCCGTCCGCGCCGACGGGGGCGGCGGCCATCTCGTCCCGGCCGAGAGCGGCGACCTCGACGTCCGCGAGGACATCGTGGACGAGATCGTCGAACGGTGCCTGGACACCGGCGCCGAGGTCCGCTTCGTCCCCGACGGCACGCTCGGCGACGCCCGGGGCATCGCGGGCGTCCTGCGGTACTGA